A single genomic interval of Triticum urartu cultivar G1812 unplaced genomic scaffold, Tu2.1 TuUngrouped_contig_197, whole genome shotgun sequence harbors:
- the LOC125526817 gene encoding putative cysteine-rich receptor-like protein kinase 39 has protein sequence MPGHDDVQFDKEFYNLVNLQHQNIVELVGYCHETRQEYLPYNKPKVLANVTKRALCFEYMENGSLSDCLSDEFKGHGWRNRYAIIKGISNGLKYLHEELKTPIFHLDLKPANILLDKKMIPKIADFGLSRFFMEDKSYSTDSPIGTRLGVVVIKIIAGSKGHCRSAEMTSEQFTEIKRPTIGDIVNMLTDTETPENYHGALIDQMSTFMVKDTGLKDVHPLSAVCATTGETKTSEVILRDGDRILRSMDVHPTEPW, from the exons ATGCCAGGGCATGACGATGTGCAATTTGATAAGGAATTTTACAATCTTGTAAATTTGCAACACCAGAACATCGTGGAGTTAGTTGGTTATTGCCATGAAACCCGCCAAGAATACTTGCCGTACAACAAACCTAAGGTTCTTGCTAATGTGACTAAGAGAGCGCTTTGCTTTGAGTATATGGAAAATGGAAGCCTTAGCGACTGTCTTTCTG ACGAATTTAAGGGACATGGTTGGCGCAATCGCTACGCTATAATTAAGGGTATTTCCAATGGTTTGAAGTACCTTCACGAGGAACTGAAGACTCCCATTTTTCATTTGGATCTAAAACCGGCAAACATATTGCTGGATAAGAAGATGATCCCGAAAATTGCTGATTTCGGATTATCCAGATTCTTCATGGAAGATAAATCCTATAGCACTGATAGTCCTATAGGAACACG CCTGGGAGTTGTAGTTATAAAGATAATTGCAGGTTCCAAAGGCCACTGCAGAAGTGCTGAAATGACCTCTGAGCAATTCACTGAGATT AAAAGGCCAACCATAGGGGACATCGTTAATATGCTAACTGATACAGAGACACCAGAAAACTATCATGGGGCATTAATTGACCAG ATGAGCACTTTCATGGTAAAGGACACTGGCTTGAAAGATGTTCATCCCCTAAGCGCTGTCTGTGCAACAACGGGTGAGACGAAGACATCTGAG GTCATACTTCGTGATGGTGACCGTATATTAAGGTCAATGGATGTGCACCCTACAGAGCCTTGGTGA